A region of Lycium barbarum isolate Lr01 chromosome 1, ASM1917538v2, whole genome shotgun sequence DNA encodes the following proteins:
- the LOC132601647 gene encoding diamine oxidase [copper-containing] 1, peroxisomal isoform X2, which produces MPRAQTCHPLDPLSAAEISVAVATVRAAGDTPEVRDGMRFVEVVLLEPDKTFVALADAYFFPPFQSSLMPRTKGGLLVPSKLPPRRARLIVYNKKTNETSIWIVQLTEVHAIARGGQHRGKVITSKVVPDVQPPIDAQEYADCESAVKNYPPFIEAMKKRGIDDMDLVMVDPWCVGYHSEADAPSRRLAKPLVFCRTESDCPMENGYARPVEGIHVLVDVQNMQVIEFEDRKVVPLPPADPLRNYTAGETRGGVDRSDVKPLQIIQPEGPSFRVDGNYVQWQKWNFRVGFTPREGLVIHSVAYLDGSRGRRSIAHRLSFVEMVVPYGDPNDPHYRKNAFDAGEDGLGKNAHSLKRGCDCLGYIKYFDANFTNFTGGVETIENCVCLHEEDHGMLWKHQDWRTGLAEVRRSRRLTVSFICTVANYEYGFYWHFYQDGKIEAEVKLTGILSLGALQPGESRKYGTTITSGLYAPVHQHFFVARMNMAVDCKPGEAHNQIAEVNVKVEEPGKENVHNNAFYAEETLLRSELQAMRDCDPLSARHWIVRNTRTANRTGQLTGYKLVPGPNCLPLAGPEAKFLRRAAFLKHNLWVTQYAPGEDFPGGEFPNQNPRAGEGLASWVKQDRSLEESDIVLWYVFGITHVPRLEDWPIMPVEHIGFMLQPHGFFNCSPAVDVPPPRGCDSQSKDNDVSENGVAKPTTPGLIAKL; this is translated from the exons ATGCCTAGAGCTCAAACTTGTCATCCTTTGGACCCTTTATCTGCTGCTGAGATCTCTGTGGCTGTAGCAACCGTTAGAGCTGCCGGTGACACACCTGAG GTCAGAGATGGCATGCGGTTTGTTGAGGTGGTTCTGTTGGAACCAGATAAAACTTTTGTTGCACTCGCAGACGCCTATTTCTTCCCACCTTTTCAATCGTCATTGATGCCCAGAACCAAAGGAGGACTTCTTGTTCCTTCTAAACTTCCTCCAAGGCGAGCTAGACTTATTGTTTACAATAAGAAAACAAATGAGACAAGCATATGGATCGTTCAGCTAACTGAAGTACATGCTATTGCTCGAGGTGGGCAACACAGGGGAAAAGTGATTACATCCAAAGTTGTTCCAGATGTTCAACCACCTATA GATGCACAAGAGTATGCTGACTGTGAATCCGCGGTTAAAAATTATCCTCCTTTTATTGAAGCAATGAAGAAAAGGGGTATTGATGACATGGACCTTGTGATGGTTGACCCCTG GTGCGTTGGTTATCACAGTGAAGCTGATGCTCCTAGCCGCAGGCTTGCCAAACCACTAGTATTCTGCAGAACAGAGAGCGACTGCCCAATGGAAAATGGATATGCGAGACCAGTTGAAGGAATACATGTGCTTGTTGATGTGCAAAACATGCAGGTGATAGAGTTCGAAGACCGCAAAGTTGTACCTTTACCTCCAGCTGATCCACTGAGGAATTACACTGCTGGCGAGACAAGAGGAGGGGTTGATCGAAGTGATGTGAAACCCCTACAAATTATTCAGCCAGAGGGTCCAAGCTTTCGTGTTGATGGGAACTACGTACAATGGCAAAAG TGGAACTTCCGAGTAGGTTTCACCCCTAGGGAGGGTTTGGTTATACACTCTGTGGCATATCTTGATGGTAGCAGGGGTCGAAGATCCATAGCTCATAGGTTGAGTTTTGTGGAGATGGTTGTCCCCTATGGAGATCCAAATGATCCACATTACAGAAAGAATGCATTTGATGCGGGAGAAGATGGACTTGGAAAGAATGCTCATTCACTTAAGAGG GGATGTGATTGCTTAGGATACATAAAGTACTTCGATGCCAATTTTACAAATTTCACCGGAGGAGTAGAAACCATCGAAAATTGTGTATGTTTGCATGAAGAAGATCACGGGATGCTTTGGAAGCATCAAGATTGGAGAACTGGCCTTGCTGAAGTTAGACGGTCTAGACGACTGACAGTTTCTTTTATTTGCACTGTGGCCAATTATGAATATGGATTCTACTGGCACTTTTACCAG GATGGGAAAATTGAAGCAGAAGTCAAACTCACAGGAATTCTCAGTTTGGGAGCATTGCAACCTGGAGAATCTCGTAAATATGGAACCACAATAACATCAGGATTGTATGCACCTGTTCATCAGCACTTCTTTGTTGCTCGTATGAATATGGCTGTTGATTGTAAGCCAGGAGAAGCACACAATCAG ATTGCTGAAGTAAATGTCAAAGTTGAAGAACCAGGGAAGGAAAATGTTCACAATAATGCATTCTATGCTGAAGAAACACTGCTTAGGTCTGAATTGCAAGCAATGCGTGACTGTGATCCTTTATCTGCTCGTCATTGGATT GTTAGGAACACAAGAACAGCCAACAGAACAGGACAGCTAACAGGGTACAAGCTGGTACCTGGTCCGAACTGTTTGCCATTGGCTGGTCCTGAGGCTAAGTTCTTGAGAAGAGCGGCATTTTTGAAGCACAATCTATGGGTTACACAATATGCACCTGGAGAAGATTTTCCTGGGGGAGAGTTCCCTAATCAAAACCCACGTGCTGGTGAGGGATTAGCTTCTTGGGTTAAGCAAGATCGTTCTCTGGAAGAAAGTGATATCGTTCTCTG GTATGTTTTTGGAATCACGCATGTTCCACGGTTGGAGGACTGGCCTATTATGCCAGTTGAACATATCGGCTTTATGCTTCAG CCACACGGATTCTTTAACTGCTCTCCCGCTGTAGATGTACCTCCACCTCGGGGATGTGACTCGCAAAGTAAAGACAATGATGTTTCAGAAAATGGTGTAGCAAAGCCCACTACCCCTGGTTTGATAGCCAAGCTTTGA
- the LOC132601647 gene encoding diamine oxidase [copper-containing] 1, peroxisomal isoform X1: MVARNAPESVDCCMSVATMAAKVTTASVVRRETSAVDDKPPVMTSLVNSQIPSSNSSTKGIQIMPRAQTCHPLDPLSAAEISVAVATVRAAGDTPEVRDGMRFVEVVLLEPDKTFVALADAYFFPPFQSSLMPRTKGGLLVPSKLPPRRARLIVYNKKTNETSIWIVQLTEVHAIARGGQHRGKVITSKVVPDVQPPIDAQEYADCESAVKNYPPFIEAMKKRGIDDMDLVMVDPWCVGYHSEADAPSRRLAKPLVFCRTESDCPMENGYARPVEGIHVLVDVQNMQVIEFEDRKVVPLPPADPLRNYTAGETRGGVDRSDVKPLQIIQPEGPSFRVDGNYVQWQKWNFRVGFTPREGLVIHSVAYLDGSRGRRSIAHRLSFVEMVVPYGDPNDPHYRKNAFDAGEDGLGKNAHSLKRGCDCLGYIKYFDANFTNFTGGVETIENCVCLHEEDHGMLWKHQDWRTGLAEVRRSRRLTVSFICTVANYEYGFYWHFYQDGKIEAEVKLTGILSLGALQPGESRKYGTTITSGLYAPVHQHFFVARMNMAVDCKPGEAHNQIAEVNVKVEEPGKENVHNNAFYAEETLLRSELQAMRDCDPLSARHWIVRNTRTANRTGQLTGYKLVPGPNCLPLAGPEAKFLRRAAFLKHNLWVTQYAPGEDFPGGEFPNQNPRAGEGLASWVKQDRSLEESDIVLWYVFGITHVPRLEDWPIMPVEHIGFMLQPHGFFNCSPAVDVPPPRGCDSQSKDNDVSENGVAKPTTPGLIAKL; this comes from the exons ATGGTGGCGAGAAACGCACCCGAGAGTGTTGATTGCTGCATGTCAGTCGCAACAATGGCCGCAAAGGTGACTACTGCTTCTGTCGTCCGTCGTGAAACCTCCGCCGTGGACGATAAGCCGCCGGTGATGACGTCACTcgttaactctcaaataccttccTCCAACTCCTCTACCAAAG GGATCCAAATCATGCCTAGAGCTCAAACTTGTCATCCTTTGGACCCTTTATCTGCTGCTGAGATCTCTGTGGCTGTAGCAACCGTTAGAGCTGCCGGTGACACACCTGAG GTCAGAGATGGCATGCGGTTTGTTGAGGTGGTTCTGTTGGAACCAGATAAAACTTTTGTTGCACTCGCAGACGCCTATTTCTTCCCACCTTTTCAATCGTCATTGATGCCCAGAACCAAAGGAGGACTTCTTGTTCCTTCTAAACTTCCTCCAAGGCGAGCTAGACTTATTGTTTACAATAAGAAAACAAATGAGACAAGCATATGGATCGTTCAGCTAACTGAAGTACATGCTATTGCTCGAGGTGGGCAACACAGGGGAAAAGTGATTACATCCAAAGTTGTTCCAGATGTTCAACCACCTATA GATGCACAAGAGTATGCTGACTGTGAATCCGCGGTTAAAAATTATCCTCCTTTTATTGAAGCAATGAAGAAAAGGGGTATTGATGACATGGACCTTGTGATGGTTGACCCCTG GTGCGTTGGTTATCACAGTGAAGCTGATGCTCCTAGCCGCAGGCTTGCCAAACCACTAGTATTCTGCAGAACAGAGAGCGACTGCCCAATGGAAAATGGATATGCGAGACCAGTTGAAGGAATACATGTGCTTGTTGATGTGCAAAACATGCAGGTGATAGAGTTCGAAGACCGCAAAGTTGTACCTTTACCTCCAGCTGATCCACTGAGGAATTACACTGCTGGCGAGACAAGAGGAGGGGTTGATCGAAGTGATGTGAAACCCCTACAAATTATTCAGCCAGAGGGTCCAAGCTTTCGTGTTGATGGGAACTACGTACAATGGCAAAAG TGGAACTTCCGAGTAGGTTTCACCCCTAGGGAGGGTTTGGTTATACACTCTGTGGCATATCTTGATGGTAGCAGGGGTCGAAGATCCATAGCTCATAGGTTGAGTTTTGTGGAGATGGTTGTCCCCTATGGAGATCCAAATGATCCACATTACAGAAAGAATGCATTTGATGCGGGAGAAGATGGACTTGGAAAGAATGCTCATTCACTTAAGAGG GGATGTGATTGCTTAGGATACATAAAGTACTTCGATGCCAATTTTACAAATTTCACCGGAGGAGTAGAAACCATCGAAAATTGTGTATGTTTGCATGAAGAAGATCACGGGATGCTTTGGAAGCATCAAGATTGGAGAACTGGCCTTGCTGAAGTTAGACGGTCTAGACGACTGACAGTTTCTTTTATTTGCACTGTGGCCAATTATGAATATGGATTCTACTGGCACTTTTACCAG GATGGGAAAATTGAAGCAGAAGTCAAACTCACAGGAATTCTCAGTTTGGGAGCATTGCAACCTGGAGAATCTCGTAAATATGGAACCACAATAACATCAGGATTGTATGCACCTGTTCATCAGCACTTCTTTGTTGCTCGTATGAATATGGCTGTTGATTGTAAGCCAGGAGAAGCACACAATCAG ATTGCTGAAGTAAATGTCAAAGTTGAAGAACCAGGGAAGGAAAATGTTCACAATAATGCATTCTATGCTGAAGAAACACTGCTTAGGTCTGAATTGCAAGCAATGCGTGACTGTGATCCTTTATCTGCTCGTCATTGGATT GTTAGGAACACAAGAACAGCCAACAGAACAGGACAGCTAACAGGGTACAAGCTGGTACCTGGTCCGAACTGTTTGCCATTGGCTGGTCCTGAGGCTAAGTTCTTGAGAAGAGCGGCATTTTTGAAGCACAATCTATGGGTTACACAATATGCACCTGGAGAAGATTTTCCTGGGGGAGAGTTCCCTAATCAAAACCCACGTGCTGGTGAGGGATTAGCTTCTTGGGTTAAGCAAGATCGTTCTCTGGAAGAAAGTGATATCGTTCTCTG GTATGTTTTTGGAATCACGCATGTTCCACGGTTGGAGGACTGGCCTATTATGCCAGTTGAACATATCGGCTTTATGCTTCAG CCACACGGATTCTTTAACTGCTCTCCCGCTGTAGATGTACCTCCACCTCGGGGATGTGACTCGCAAAGTAAAGACAATGATGTTTCAGAAAATGGTGTAGCAAAGCCCACTACCCCTGGTTTGATAGCCAAGCTTTGA